The region CCATTGGCAGATTGAGCCTCCCTTAGGACCTACTTCTTTAGGCGCGTGTGAAGATTGCGGAGTAAAGAGAGAATTTTCTAATAGGCTGGCGGCGCTCGGTGATTGGACAAGTATTAGAGACGAGGCTGCTGAAGTTGCACTTAAAAGAGGTGAGGGCGGTTTAGATAAGGCAAAATTGGAGAAGCTGTTGGGGCGCGAGATTAGCAGTGACAATTATTAAATTATGGCAAAAGTTACAATGTACACAACCAGCACTTGCCCTTTTTGCGTAATGCAGAAAACGTTTTTCAAGGACAAAAAGATTGAGTATCAGGAAATTCTAGTTGACGAAAATCCTGATGAAGCAATGAAGATGATTGAAATCTCGGGCCAAATGGGTGTTCCTTTTACGGTTATCGACCAAGACAACGGCGAAAGGGTCACCATACTCGGTTTTGACCAAGCGAGACTCTCCGAGGCTTTAGATTTATCTTGACCCCTTCACCACTAATATCCGATACTAGATAAATGCGCATAACCTTTTTTGGTGCTGCTCGCGAGGTTACAGGCTCGAACATTCTTCTCGAAGGGCCTTCCGGCAAA is a window of Candidatus Curtissbacteria bacterium DNA encoding:
- a CDS encoding glutaredoxin family protein, with the protein product MAKVTMYTTSTCPFCVMQKTFFKDKKIEYQEILVDENPDEAMKMIEISGQMGVPFTVIDQDNGERVTILGFDQARLSEALDLS